A genomic region of Dermacentor andersoni chromosome 9, qqDerAnde1_hic_scaffold, whole genome shotgun sequence contains the following coding sequences:
- the LOC126528067 gene encoding uncharacterized protein, translated as MDFISAMDFLVDMIGGLRLLVGKPMWNRQDWSDVVAMKGAREVLRGVRYPEDATRRSLYASWLKALASTRWQESFDHLMLECVVATPSPTAPWKPLFASIYRDRDVMDLPFPDVIEPVLNVLKIPALFAQELEKVEPLPSSPGFVDFLADLIRKSRSSRAALNEAGLIISFYSLALAVVAAKPVRVVQDFFRTRMKRAMVEAVPTSFDGDVFCPSARFLTELARKTFSDQGEVKPYIVLLVLAQYAYHVSAAEAPPSADVRFLEEGFLMPAKFGHLEVIQLLYAVQEKTALSAKVINRILRDGHSQEVDLSSQRVAEFLAGADDQMQRTRPWCRTAGYIFFLRLNLCDHVDYAMRLTAFLAPDPNDLLWQRPDFDDVSAARMKDARLWARNFKRALRKGKYGTAPRVDQ; from the exons CCATGGACTTCCTAGTCGATATGATCGGTGGTTTGCGGTTGTTGGTAGGCAAGCCAATGTGGAACCGCCAAGACTGGAGCGATGTCGTCGCCATGAAGGGGGCACGGGAAGTCCTGAGGGGAGTCAGGTACCCGGAAGACGCCACCCGGCGGTCCCTGTACGCGTCGTGGCTGAAGGCCCTCGCCTCCACCAGATGGCAGGAGTCGTTCGACCACCTCATGCTGGAGTGCGTGGTCGCCACGCCGTCGCCGACTGCCCCCTGGAAGCCGCTGTTCGCCAGCATCTACAGAGACCGGGACGTGATGGACCTGCCGTTCCCGGATGTAATAGAGCCCGTGCTGAACGTACTCAAGATTCCAGCGCTCTTTGCACAGGAGCTTGAGAAGGTTGAGCCGCTGCCTTCGTCTCCCGGTTTCGTCGACTTCCTCGCCGACCTGATAAGGAAGAGCCGCAGCTCTCGGGCGGCTCTGAACGAGGCCGGCCTTATCATCAGCTTCTATAGCCTGGCGCTGGCCGTTGTCGCTGCCAAGCCCGTGAGAGTAGTGCAGGACTTCTTTCGCACTCGGATGAAGAGGGCGATGGTCGAGGCTGTGCCCACGTCGTTCGACGGAGACGTGTTCTGTCCCAGCGCCAGGTTCCTGACCGAACTGGCCCGCAAGACGTTCTCGGATCAGGGAGAGGTGAAGCCTTACATTGTGCTCTTGGTGCTGGCTCAGTATGCATACCACGTCAGCGCAGCCGAAGCACCGCCAAG CGCCGACGTGAGGTTCCTTGAGGAAGGTTTTCTTATGCCAGCCAAGTTCGGTCACCTGGAAGTAATACAGCTCTTGTACGCCGTGCAAGAGAAGACTGCGTTGAGCGCCAAGGTGATCAACCGCATCCTGCGGGATGGCCACTCGCAAGAGGTAGACCTGTCTAGCCAGCGCGTCGCCGAGTTCCTTGCAGGCGCTGACGACCAGATGCAGCGAACGAGGCCGTGGTGCCGCACAGCCGGCTATATTTTCTTCCTACGCCTCAACTTGTGCGATCACGTGGACTACGCCATGAGGCTGACAGCGTTCCTGGCGCCCGACCCCAATGACCTGTTGTGGCAGAGACCGGATTTTGACGATGTGTCAGCGGCACGCATGAAGGATGCTCGGCTCTGGGCCCGCAACTTCAAGCGAGCCTTACGAAAAGGAAAGTATGGTACAGCCCCCAGAGTAGACCAGTAA